The DNA sequence GTTCTGCATGTTTCAGAACACTGATCTCTCACTGCCGAGTGTTGGTAAGGCGTAGTTCAGACGCTTGAGTCCAGcaaatttacagttttaataattagaaaacaaatctgtttgaaTCATTTCAAGTCATTCCAACAAAACTATTCATCTGTAGTCGCACCAGAGCACAGCAGAgatatttaatattgtttaCAAATACATCGAGGAAACAGCAGGCCTGTGTTAGTCTGGGATTATCTGTTTTCATATTTACGCTTTCATGTTCTAGCTCAGGCTGAGCTCCCAGCAAGCCGAAACACTCGGAAACGAAGCATGTACACATGTTCAGGTATGTTTCAGAGGTTTATGGAGcttttcaaagtgtttcaggAGGTTTTGTGATTGCTGAGAttgtttcaaagtgtttttctgtctcttcaacacatgctgatgttttgcTTCAGTCAGTTCTGTGTTCAGTATTATGgaggtttgtgtttgcagttgaGTCTGGGGGTTCATGCAGGGGAACAGGCAGTGTGTGGTTGTGTAACAGCATTCACTCACTTCTCATacagtttttattgtgttacatCATCATTGATGTCATCCTGCAAACTAGAAACATCCACTGGaagcatttttcatttgtaacATGAAGAACTGCATGTTGCCGCTCAGGTCAGTTGTTAAGTTGGCGTCTACACTTTAATAACAGCTTGTCTAAAACTCAGCTTCATGTCTTTCATGGAAACTGTTTCCAGCAGAAACATCCACACACCTCTGAAGGAGGACAGAAAGACCTCCTCACACTTCACCACTACATACCAGGCTCACCTCCAGACTGCGTGCTGACTggctgggggtgggggtgtgcTCCTGGCTTGAGTGACAGCTCCTCTGATCCTTCAGCTTCACATCTCTCAGATGTTCACTGTGACTCCGCccagacaggaaacacaaacaaacagtctgacGTCTGGCTCCACCCCCTCTGGACGTGAACACACCgtctgcagaaaaacacacacacacgcacacgcacacacacattactgacaAACATATGACTGGGTTagattcattaaaaaacaaacaactgccaCAGACGAACATAAAGCTGATGGTGAAGAAAACCTTCCTCATAGTGTGTTcagtaacagcagcacacagtccATGAAGTCACacccagcagctgctgtcagctctgctTACACTGcagaaagagagtgtgtgtgtgtgagtgtgtgtgtgtgtgtgtgcgcgcatgtcAACAAGCCAATCAGCTTCTAGCTCTCTCTTCTCGTGTCTATATAAGGGAGCAGGTAATCAATATGTCTGTACAGGTGTGGGAGCGTTGCTATGGTTACCAGCCGCCCAGGTGTGATCGCTCCAACATACTGACAGGAAACTGATACATGCTACATGCTAATCTGAGAGTTAAGGTATCGACACCACACTGTGAATAAAGTAATCCACTACCAGTCAAGAGTAAAAGTTACACCGGACATTAATTACCCATAAGTCCTCACTGCTCCGAGGACGCCAACACCTCAGGTTCCTTTACAgcctgtgacctctgacctcagactCTTTCATCCAATCAGGATCAACCTATAACAGATTGAAGGTATGGAGGCTCAAGTTAAACACCCTCTccaggtgcatcatgggaaatggTGGCCTCAGGCCTGGTCTGTTCACACTACAGCAGAGCGGCTGTGTGAGTCATGTGATCATTTACagccctctgattggtcgaagTGAAGCAGCCTCAGTTGGTCTGTAAAACAGTCTGAAGCTTGTTTCAGCCTGTAGAGCCAGACGACCACACCCTCCACTCTCCGACCacaaggcatgctgggaaaaacaccaaaatactgtgtgtgtcctggttAAAATGAGAAAACCGGTTTGGTCGGTTGTTCAAagatgctctgtgtgtttttctctgtttacacacatctctctctctctctctctctgtctctctctcacacagcacCTTCACATCTGGACCTGACCCAGCTCTAAAACTCAAacttcagtcagctgacaggaagtgaccgtcaccatggagacagagagcacgcagtgatgtcagagcaAATGATCTGACTGCAGACCAACTGTGATAAGaaacaatcagctgatcagcagaCACAGTTCACAGGAAGATCAACAACTAATAATTAGTTAGATTATTGATCCATCTGCTGGTTCATGTCCTTCAGAACAGTTTAAATCCTGAAGAGATTCAAAAACAAGAGACTGTTCCACGATCAATAACAAACTAGTTTCAATCTATCTGTCAGCTGTTTAACTGAAGaaagtttgtcttttattctgaaaagttCAACATTGAACAGCGGCTCATTATCAATACTTTTCTCCCTGTAACAGTTCAGATGCTGATCAATAGCATGTTGTTCTGGTGAAAGGAGGTTTTCAGGCTCATTTTCATATCGATCCTCTCCTGCTGTCTAAACATCTTGATTCTTCTGTGAGATTTCTGTATTGATGATGACAGAAGCTCAGACTGGAGGATCGATCAGCTGTGACATTGATCCGACATGTACAGTAACTGTGTTGAATTTTTATTTggaagaaatttgaaaaaataactcACGAACACGcagaagacaaaatgaaacaggtgACAGAGTGATTAAAGCGCAGGCGGCTGTGGACCACTCGTCTACTGGGACCGGTCTGAGGACGGGTTCTGAGCTCTGATCCagttcactttgtttcattGAAGGAAACCAAATCATATTTCTTTCTACAGTTTCTGTGACTGCAAACAACAAGTTCTCCTCCACTGGATCAACCGGACCTCAGCCTGAGACAAAGGTACCAGCAGACCCAGGAGTCCACAGGCTGAACAGAACACGCAGGTCCGAGGTGAACTGACTCTGTATGTCCATTAACGGTGTTAATCATGGTTACTCTGATTACTTTAATCTCATTAGCTGCTAAAACACAAGAAACTTCAGATGTGTGATTATAAAGACAACGACCAGTTATTGAttaacttgtttatttgttgttttgtttacgtTCACTGATGataaactgtaacatttaataaacatttacCTGTTTGATTAATGTGAAGAATGATTTTACagattcatcattcattcatttagtgtgtgtgtgttaatcacaggcaaagttcaaagttcacaGCTGCTGATCAGATCAATCAAACTACATGTCTGAGCCGACAGGAAGTGATCAGAACATGAAGGAGGCAGGTCGTTACACCTGAGAGGCggctattattttcattaattaatgattaaaCAGGTCAAAACATTGTGAgaactgtgttgttgtgtctgatAGACTGATCAAAGCTCAATTTactgacagaacagaacagacgaGACTCACTGACAATTCATTGATCACCAAACTGTACAAACTGACCGATCAGAAGTTGTGAATCTACCTGTGTGAAGTACTTCAGAGCGTCGACTGTGTCGTCACGTTTTAGTTCAAACACTGAAGTTAAGCCGGCGACTGAGTAAACAGCAGCgttcagacaggaagtcaaactgTCGTCCGTCACCACAGAACACGATGACCAACACTTTTCACCATTCGtttataattgattaatcagatAAAATTCACATTCCTCATTAAGATGTTGGCTTAAAGAGAAGTcgacctgcagctgctgaccGACTCGTCTTTGAAGCAGAACCTTTAAACATTCAGGGATGACGAGACATTTGACTTCTGCTCAGGTGATCAACCTTCACACCTGCCAAATCAAATGCAAGGACACTGTTTTTATCACCAACTGCTCTGaccatcaatcaatcagtttgaGTACTTCTCATCTGTCAGCTCAGTACATGTGGatatttctggtttctttgctcctatgtgacaataaactgaacatttttcatcatgttattgtccaaacaactgatcaatcgatcagtgaagtgaagtgaagtggaTTGATCAGTTACTACAAACCCTTTCTGCTGTACTGACGTCTGTTCTGATGCTAACTGCAGCTTTAGCATCATGTCAGTgcgagcagacagacagacagacagacagacagacagacagacaactaGTCCTGCAGTGTAACCAGCTCGGGCCCAGACAGCTGCTGAGTCTGCAGTCTGAAGCTAACAGCTCGGCTAGCTTCAGACTAAACTTCAGTGTGAGGCCTCTGAGCTCCACACCGCCTGACAGCTAACATCACTTAGCATGTAGCAGCATAAACGACTCAGAGTGACGCTGCCGGACGTCAAATGTACCTGAGGAGACGctcacagacaaacagtcagtCTGTAACCAGAGCTCACTTCCGAGATGTGTCGCCAACTCTACTAGCCACAGCGCTAACTAGCATGCTACCAGCTGCGGGCGTCTGGAACCATGATACACCTGGCTAACTGAGTAGCCTCTGTTGCTAACTAATaacagagctgagaggaaggAGAACAGGGTGCAGACATGTTAACAGAAGTGATCCCACAGTAAAGCtgactgtgtttctctctctctctctcactcacacgcgcgcgcgcaaacaaacaaacaaacacacacaggttagCATCAGAAGCtaacagacacagcagaggcCGAGGGTCAAACTAACCTGAGGGAGGAAACGTCTCGGTCCGTCCGCTGGAGAGAAAAAGCTGCTGGCAGCGACCAAAAACACCAAATTCTTATTTTCCCGCCTCGTCCCGTTAACGTGAAACACTTCCGCCGTCGGTTCTTCAGTCAGCTGTTAATATAAAGCTGCTTTTGAAAAGTGTTGAAACGCGGTTTCACCGGAGGACGCAGCTCCAGGACCGTCCGCTCCTCTCAGCTCTAACAACTAACTACTGACCGAGCACTGCGACGTCCAGCTGCTGCGTCATGACGTAGGCAAAGCTGCCAAAGATCGTCTATACGGACACAAGATAAAGAAAGCGAGTAAACATGGCGGAAGATGTAATCTGCGGGGATTCTGCATTAAAACGTTGAACACGACTCGACCTTTGATTAACATGTTTTTGAGGGTCATGCAGACTATAGAGCCAATCTATACATTGATCTGCATTCTGACAGGACCGATAATCACTTTGGAAATAATACCAGAACCAGAACGTTGATGAAGACTGGACTGGACTAATGACTTATGTCTCTgcaaacaacattaacatggCAAACACTTTATGATAACCATCATCAATAAAAGGCATATTTTTAGTCCATTAGATGTAGTTGAGTAATATCACTGCTAAGAAACAATTAAATGGTTCatgaaacatttagaaaatagtTGTAAAGGTTAAAAACATCATGCATCTCTAATGGCacccaaataatgtttatagatgaactactATCATCAACATCACCTGCAACAATCAATAAACAATTGCTAAGAAATAGTTTACAAAGCATTTCATTGCTTGTTAATGGTGAAGTAACTTTAACTAACACTGATTTGAGTTGTGTTCACATCATcagaaatgtttccaacaatgttcagaGCAGGGATAGAAGTTTCCTTTGGTCGTCTGTCCTCCAGGGAAGGAAACATTAAGATGATGAGTCACATCTGAGAGACTTTAATCAGCAGTGGTGAGTTAAAGGTGTGATCAGCACCAGAGCCACTAGTTGGAAAACAGGACCATGTGTCTTCATTCACTCCAAACAGTCACAGAACTttacaacattacagaacacagacagtgacagtAGAGATCagctccggatcactgctgcagtcaggctgatcaaaaggagtgaagagaaatcacctttttGATCACAAATGTCCAAAAGTCATCTCTGagttctgctgctgtagctgaacGGTGccggatcagaacagaatctgatgagattgcaggtgtttattcctccagaaggtccaGATCTGCACcgactctcctccacagctggAGGCTCTGAACACTCTGTAGACatctattgttttgttttgacagacagAAATTATGTATTACTGTTAGTTAGTAGTTTAATATGATGACGTTTTATGATGACCTCATGTAAacctgctttgtttgtttgtttgcagagtGAAGATCTCGTCTTCTCTTTGTGACACCACAACTGTCTCAATGTTTCTgttcacagcaacacagagagagacctCCTGTCCACCAACACGTCTATGAGACTACTAAGTAAGCAATAACAGTAAATCACACAGAGCCAAGGGGAGAAtccagagaacacagagaaccAGAAGAACCAGGAGAACATGTAGAACCAGGAAACTAAAGACCCAGGAGAACAAGGAGAACATAGAGAACCAGGAAAACATAGAGAACTGGGAGAACACAAAGAACAAGGAGAATGAGGAGAACCAGAAGGACCAGGAGtgcacagagaaacaagaaCCAGAAGAACCCAGAGAGTCGTGAAGGTTCGAGCAGAGCAGGTTTATTGATCAGAGTGATTTAAAGTCAAAGAACCAAAATGACCAAAGAGAACCAACACTGTCATGGTAAATGAGAAGAGGTTAATTGATTTATCATTGTTTAGGATAATtggtcaggggtcagaggtcagaggtcagggtttTGTCCTTTCTTGCTGCatggatacaaacacacacaaactcaagaATATTTAAGATGACCTTTATTAAAATGAGTCAAACAGAAGAAATCTTGAACACAAGGATCCACGGACAACCCTCTGTGGATGTTTACACTTTATTCTAACCTCACTAAGAACCATCTACAGATCAAATCAGGATATCGGTTTGATCCACTGACGATCTACTGACGATCTTCTACAATGATGATCTTCACTGGATATAAAGTGAATAACTGTAAACCTGTAGGATCCAACTCTTTTGGTTCCAGCAACGTTCTGTAGATCTATTCTAGATATAATTTTGAACCCACAGCCCCTTATCTTGTGGTGGATCTGCCTCAGGGCAGAGTCTCCATGGTGACCCTGGACAGGGACAAGTCGTAGTACATTTTGATGCTGTTGATGGATCTCAGGTCCGTGATCCGGTGATGGAACTCCAGCAGGTGAGAGTTGTTAACGGCCACCTTAAATCCACGGTTGGTGCAGAGGACCATCATCTACAACCACAAAACCACAGACTGTCATCAACCTGCTCACATGTTCCCAGACTGGCCCTGTAGAGGGCGCTCTGACACCTGAGTGTCAAACAAACATGGACTTGGATCAGATTGTTCTCAGTGGTATAGATCAAAGATCTTACCTCAAACGGCTGTCCTGGCACAAAGGGGAAGTTACTcgacctctcctctcttccccacTTGTTGCCGATGCAGCTGTTGCAGACGATCACCTTCTTGTGGTCCTCGTCGAAGCGAGGGTTGAAGTGGAAGGCGATGTCACCGGCTTTGCAAATATCCATTGTGATCCTAAAAAAGTCAGGAGGAAATTACCTCTGCAGATGGTTCAACAATTTAAATGCCTTTGCAAAGCAACAATGATTCAAATCAaatactaaccctaaccctaaccctaaccatcaCAAATGTCAAAGTGTCAGAACTGACTTCTTAGCGTTGGGCTTGATGGTTCCACCGATGGTGATGAGCAGTTTGTCATAAACTCCATTGGGCAGAGATTGATTGAACGGAATTGTCTGTCAAGAAGGAAACAACCATtatctccatccatccatccatccaaccatccatccatccattcattcaacCATCCTACCAACCAtcccaccatccatccatccaaccatccatccatccattcattcaacCATCCTACCAACCAtcccaccatccatccatccatccatccatccatccaaccaaccaaccaaccaaccaatcatccatccatccatccatccaaccatccatccatccattcattcaacCATCCTACCAACCAtcccaccatccatccatccatccatccatccatccatccaaccaaccaaccaaccaaccaaccaatcatccatccatccatccatccaaccaaccaaccaaccaaccaaccagccaaccaaccaaccaaccaaccaaccatccatccatccatccatccatccatccttcaaTCCATAACTGCATCTCACCAGACTTTGTTGGGGGGCAGTTTGAGGTCCTGTGGAAGGACTGGGCCATCCTGGTGCACTGGGCTGACCCGGATGGCCAGGTTGACTGGGCTGGCTGGGTTGGGCGGGCCATGTGGGTTGAACTCCAGGCTGACCTCCAGGCCAGGTGGGGTTAGCAGGTTGGCCTCCCGGCCAGGTGGGGTTAGCAGGTTGGCCTCCCGGCCAGGTGGGGTTGGTAGGCTGACCTCCAGGCCAGGTGGGGTTAGCAGGTTGTCCTCCAGGCCAGGTGGGGTTGGAAGGCTGACCTGGTgttgacacagacacattctgtCTTCATGTACTGTTGAAAC is a window from the Acanthopagrus latus isolate v.2019 chromosome 16, fAcaLat1.1, whole genome shotgun sequence genome containing:
- the LOC119005177 gene encoding galectin-3-like → MDLSDALGDGWLAGGNNQSGGAGGWPGQPSNPTWPGGQPANPTWPGGQPTNPTWPGGQPANPTWPGGQPANPTWPGGQPGVQPTWPAQPSQPSQPGHPGQPSAPGWPSPSTGPQTAPQQSLTIPFNQSLPNGVYDKLLITIGGTIKPNAKKITMDICKAGDIAFHFNPRFDEDHKKVIVCNSCIGNKWGREERSSNFPFVPGQPFEMMVLCTNRGFKVAVNNSHLLEFHHRITDLRSINSIKMYYDLSLSRVTMETLP